A region from the Flavobacterium enshiense genome encodes:
- a CDS encoding TlpA family protein disulfide reductase: MKRLFLTVTTLLLTAAAIAQNKDCATFSATIANGPNEATITSRGKLVKKISGKNGVFKDTLRVKEGLYELHVGEEYTDLYLKNGYDLKLKMDVNQFDESVVYEGIGAPENNFLAKQILLDEKLDFNGLMASNEADFNAKYNEILKSNLSRLDDKSLSTSFVTLQKKQMEMKYGQLKMIYDQRVQVGKMNNTVAPSFDYVNYKGGKSKLEDFRGKFVYIDLWATWCGPCRAEIPFLKDVEKKYHGKNIVFMSISIDKQTDMDKWKKMVKDKELGGVQLFADNEWNSKFVQDFKVTGIPRFILIDPNGKVVNADAPRPSSPELASVFDKLLN, encoded by the coding sequence ATGAAGAGACTTTTTTTAACAGTAACTACTTTGCTGCTGACTGCTGCAGCTATCGCACAGAATAAAGATTGTGCTACTTTTTCTGCCACTATTGCAAACGGCCCTAACGAAGCCACAATTACTTCGAGAGGAAAATTGGTTAAAAAAATCAGTGGAAAAAACGGTGTTTTTAAAGATACTTTAAGAGTAAAAGAGGGTTTGTATGAATTGCATGTAGGTGAGGAGTATACCGATTTGTATCTGAAAAATGGCTATGATTTAAAATTGAAGATGGATGTGAATCAGTTTGATGAGTCCGTAGTTTATGAAGGAATCGGGGCACCGGAAAATAATTTTTTAGCTAAACAGATTTTATTGGATGAAAAGCTTGATTTCAATGGATTGATGGCTTCCAATGAAGCAGATTTCAATGCAAAATACAATGAAATATTAAAAAGTAATTTGTCTCGTCTGGACGATAAAAGTCTTTCAACTTCTTTCGTAACACTTCAAAAAAAGCAAATGGAGATGAAATACGGCCAGTTAAAAATGATTTACGATCAAAGAGTACAAGTTGGGAAAATGAACAATACTGTGGCGCCTTCCTTTGATTATGTAAATTACAAAGGCGGAAAGTCAAAGCTGGAAGATTTTAGAGGAAAGTTTGTATACATCGATCTTTGGGCTACCTGGTGCGGACCTTGTCGTGCAGAAATTCCTTTTTTAAAGGATGTTGAAAAAAAATACCATGGTAAAAATATTGTGTTCATGAGTATCTCCATAGACAAACAGACTGATATGGATAAATGGAAAAAAATGGTTAAAGACAAAGAATTAGGCGGTGTACAGCTTTTCGCAGACAACGAATGGAATTCAAAATTTGTGCAGGATTTTAAAGTAACTGGTATTCCAAGATTTATTTTAATTGATCCGAATGGGAAAGTGGTAAACGCGGATGCTCCAAGACCTTCTTCTCCGGAATTAGCTTCCGTTTTTGATAAGTTGTTAAATTAA
- a CDS encoding toxin-antitoxin system YwqK family antitoxin, whose amino-acid sequence MRKTLFVGLLLMAGVVSAQKIEPKYQAVGKQVKATYYYDNGQIKQEGFYKDGKLNGKWIAYNEDGSKQSIGEYSKGVKTGKWFFWNNATLAEVDYNHSKIVEIKKWTKDAIVNRN is encoded by the coding sequence ATGAGAAAGACTTTATTCGTGGGATTGTTGCTGATGGCAGGAGTGGTTTCCGCTCAGAAAATTGAACCAAAATATCAGGCTGTAGGGAAACAGGTAAAAGCGACCTATTATTATGATAACGGTCAGATAAAACAGGAAGGTTTTTACAAAGACGGGAAACTGAACGGAAAATGGATAGCTTATAACGAAGATGGTTCCAAACAATCGATAGGAGAATATTCAAAAGGTGTAAAAACCGGAAAATGGTTCTTTTGGAACAACGCCACACTGGCAGAAGTGGATTACAACCACAGTAAGATCGTTGAAATAAAAAAATGGACTAAAGACGCGATAGTAAACAGGAATTAA